The DNA window AGGACATCAGCTCCAGGTCGGGATGTGGTTCGTTTTCCCAGACATCGAGAACTGCACCTGCTATTCTTTTTTCTTTCAAGGCCATTTTCAGGGCGCTGTTATCCACCACTTCTCCCCGTGAACAGTTGATCAATATTGTATTGGGATTTAACCTTTTCAGTATATTCTCGTCAATCAGATGATAAGTCTTGTCTTCGCCTTCATAAGTAAGGGGAACATGAAGGGTAATCACATCGGCTTCACGGATAATGCCATCAAGCGAAATATATCCGCAGGGGCCAATTCTTCTGGCCAGGGGTGGATCGTTAAGTACAACCCTGAAACCTAAAGCTTCAGCCAGTTTTACAACTTTTCTTCCTACATGCCCTACACCTATAACGCCCAGTGTCCTTTTCTTAAAGGATAAACCATGTTTCCCGGCCAGATGAATTAATACTGAAGCCATATACTGCTGTACAGACGAGGAGTTACAACCTGCAGCATTGGTCCAGTAAATCCCGTTTTGCTCACAGTAAGCTGTATCTATATGATCGAAACCTATGGTTGCCGTGGCGATGAACTTTATTTTGCTGCCTTCGAGCAATTCTTTTGTACAATGGGTACGGGTGCGGATGATCAGTGCATCGGCATCTTTTACATCATCCTTGCTGATGTTTGCCCCGGCAATATATTCAACTTCCCCGTAAGGTTCCAACACGCCCTTGATAAAAGGGATCTTATCATCAATAATTATTTTCATCCTTAAATATTTTGGTCGAGGAAGGACTTTCATGCGGTTTCATCATTGAATAACATGAAAACCTTCCGTGTTAACCCTATAGATTATTAATCTTTAAACCTCCCTCTGTATGCCCAAAGTCCCAGGGCAGGATTTGAGATATAGAAAATTTCTTCACCGTCTACCGTATTGAAGCCGTCTTTAAGTTTTTCGGGATTGTATTTCTTCATCATTTCCGATAAGTCGGCGTATTTAAAATTCACGCTTTCAATTTCTTCTTTTGAAAGATGTCCCGGGCAATAAGTGATGGAGAAACGTCCTTCCGAAGAACCGTGAATCAGGTGTGCAGCAGCGCCCAGATTTTCCTGAAGATCCTTATTGTTCCTTGTTAATTCATTGACTTTGTCGGTTCCGACATAACCATATTTCCGGATCAGCTGGTCGATTTGTTTGTCTTCGCCAAAGACATTCAGTCCGGGGGCGAGGATGATCAGTTCCCCATTATCGGCAATGGCCATACGGGTACGGTAGATGCTCTTGTTGCCCAGCCAGGTACTCTTGAATTCACTGGGATCGAGGTAAACCACCACTTTTTTCAGAGGCTGTTCAAGCATTTGGAAATTTACTTCCAGGGAAAGTTTGGCTGCCAGATTGAAACATTCAACATCATCACCGACAAAGAGTCCGCGGGTGACTAATTTACCGTCTTTATCGGATCCAATAACCGTTAAAACGTATACGATCGGGAGATTTTTGGCAAAATGGTCGGATGCGTAATTCAACACGCGGCGTACAGGAGTATCGGCCCGGCCCATCATCCGTTCCATGCCGAAAGAGGCACCGATAAAATGGCTCTTGTTGATGCCTTCGCTTCCGCCGGTACCTACAAAAATGTTTTTGTTGTAATTGGCCATACCGATTACTTCGTGCGGGACAACCTGTCCGATAGACAAGATAAGGTCGAAATTCCCTTCAACAAGTAACTTGTTGACTTGGGCAGGCCATTCATAGTCAACTTTTCCTCCGGAAACTTCTTTCACAAATTCTCCTGGAACCACCCCCAAGGTAACCACATCGTGGCGCCAGTCATGGACTTTGAAAAGGGAAGAAGGCACCTCGCCGAACATCTCTTTGATCTGTCCGGGTGTCATTGCCGTGTGAGTACCTAATGCAGGCATGACGGTTTTAAGTTTGTCGCCCAAATATTGGTAAGCATATTGAGTCAGTTCTCCGGCTTTGGAATGAAACCTCGTAAAATCAGGGGGCAGGGCTAAAACACGTTTTCTATCCCCTATTTTTTTTAGAGCTTCAAATAAACCCTGCTTTAATCCTTCGGCATCAATGACTTCATTTGCCGAGCCTTTTTTTAAGTATATCATTTTTATTCGATTAATTTTTTCAACGCTTATTCGCTAATCTTAATTTTTTCGTCATTTATTTCATCCCTGGCTTTCAGATATAAATATAATTCTTTTTTATATGATGATAGTAAACCATTTACAGATTTGAATACAACAGTTAAAGATAAAGATTTGTTTGATGAATATTTGTAACTCATTGATTGTTAATGAGTTACAAATATTCATTACTTTCTTATCAATTTAACAGTATTCGGTCGATAAAAAAGAACTGGCAGCGGCTGACAGAAGTTCTGTCCGTAGCCCGGATATATTTATCATTTCATAGATTAAAAAATATGCGGCAGAAAAATATTCTGCTGCATATTAAAATATGTACGAAAATGAAAATTGTTATACTCCGCTGTAAGCGTTGAAACCCCCGTCAATAGGAATAACGACACCGGTAACAAAGCTTGAAATATTTGAAAGCAGGTAAAGAACAGTACCCTGAAGGTCTTCAGGTTCGCCGAATTTACCCATAGGGGTACCTGCAATAATTCTGTGGCCGCGGGGAGTAAGTTCTCCGGTTTTTTCATCGGTCATCAGAAAACGGTTTTGATTGGTCAGGAAGAAACCGGGAGCAATTGCATTTACACGGATACCGGTTTTTGCCAAATGAACGGCAAGCCATTCGGTAAAGTTGTTGATAGAAGCTTTTGCTGCAGAATAGGCAGGGATCTTAGTCAGCGGGCGGAATGAGTTCATGGAAGAGATATTCAATACAGAACCGCTACCGGCTTCAACCATATCCCGGGTAAACACCATGGTAGGCAATACGGTTCCGATAAAGTTGAGGTTAAATACTTTTTCGAAACCATCAAGGGTCAAACCATAGAATGTGTCTTCAACCTTGGAGGATTTTTCCATGGTTTCGAGCTGGGTAGTAGCTTTGGGAGAATTTCCACCTGCACCGTTAATCAGGATGTTGATTTTACCTAACTTCTGATTGATTTCTTCTTTGGCCTTAGCCAGGGATTCCTTGTCCAGAACATTACCCTGAACGCCGATTACAGTACTGCCTGTTTCTTTGGCTATTTCGCCGGCAACTTTATCAGCCAATTCTTTGTTCAAATCAAGAATGGCAAGTTTAACCCCTGCAGAAGCAAGTCCTTTGCTTAAGGCTGTGCCAATGACACCGGCTCCGCCGGTAATCACGCATACCTGTCCTTTCAGATCTTCAAATGATAAATTTTTCATTTTATTTGTTTTTTCTTAAAAGCCG is part of the Bacteroidota bacterium genome and encodes:
- a CDS encoding SDR family oxidoreductase; the protein is MKNLSFEDLKGQVCVITGGAGVIGTALSKGLASAGVKLAILDLNKELADKVAGEIAKETGSTVIGVQGNVLDKESLAKAKEEINQKLGKINILINGAGGNSPKATTQLETMEKSSKVEDTFYGLTLDGFEKVFNLNFIGTVLPTMVFTRDMVEAGSGSVLNISSMNSFRPLTKIPAYSAAKASINNFTEWLAVHLAKTGIRVNAIAPGFFLTNQNRFLMTDEKTGELTPRGHRIIAGTPMGKFGEPEDLQGTVLYLLSNISSFVTGVVIPIDGGFNAYSGV
- the pdxB gene encoding 4-phosphoerythronate dehydrogenase PdxB produces the protein MKIIIDDKIPFIKGVLEPYGEVEYIAGANISKDDVKDADALIIRTRTHCTKELLEGSKIKFIATATIGFDHIDTAYCEQNGIYWTNAAGCNSSSVQQYMASVLIHLAGKHGLSFKKRTLGVIGVGHVGRKVVKLAEALGFRVVLNDPPLARRIGPCGYISLDGIIREADVITLHVPLTYEGEDKTYHLIDENILKRLNPNTILINCSRGEVVDNSALKMALKEKRIAGAVLDVWENEPHPDLELMSLLDIATPHIAGYSADGKANGSAMSVLSLVRFFKLNAQQWFPEIPAPEKPVIPIDCKGKTRQQIFSEAINSVYRVADDDKRLREAPDTFEKLRGSYPIRREFSAYTLELSNSLPDIETPLKKIGFNITLK
- a CDS encoding lactate racemase domain-containing protein, which translates into the protein MIYLKKGSANEVIDAEGLKQGLFEALKKIGDRKRVLALPPDFTRFHSKAGELTQYAYQYLGDKLKTVMPALGTHTAMTPGQIKEMFGEVPSSLFKVHDWRHDVVTLGVVPGEFVKEVSGGKVDYEWPAQVNKLLVEGNFDLILSIGQVVPHEVIGMANYNKNIFVGTGGSEGINKSHFIGASFGMERMMGRADTPVRRVLNYASDHFAKNLPIVYVLTVIGSDKDGKLVTRGLFVGDDVECFNLAAKLSLEVNFQMLEQPLKKVVVYLDPSEFKSTWLGNKSIYRTRMAIADNGELIILAPGLNVFGEDKQIDQLIRKYGYVGTDKVNELTRNNKDLQENLGAAAHLIHGSSEGRFSITYCPGHLSKEEIESVNFKYADLSEMMKKYNPEKLKDGFNTVDGEEIFYISNPALGLWAYRGRFKD